In the genome of Globicephala melas chromosome 3, mGloMel1.2, whole genome shotgun sequence, one region contains:
- the CREB3L3 gene encoding cyclic AMP-responsive element-binding protein 3-like protein 3 isoform X2, which translates to MNGELAVGKMASSTSLTCPTDSLELLDLLFDRQDGILRHIELGEDWGHVEDQVLPGPNSDDFLNSILGSGESVPSSPTWSPAASDSGISEDLPSDPQDTPPHSGVAATPVSCHSTESGKGPCPSYHTGPACPTRNLGPVAQGLEASVAIDLEMWSPGLYAGEQAELANSPPHCNLTVKDLLLSGSGGDLQHNLAVPNLLRLGTGHSQELVLTEDEKKLLAKEGITLPTQLPLTKYEERVLKKIRRKIRNKQSAQESRKKKKEYIDGLETRMSACTAQNQELQRKVLHLEKQNLSLLEQLKKLQAIVVQSTSKSAQTGTCIAVLLFSFALIILPSISPFASNKAESPGDFVPVRVFSRTLHNDAASRVAPNTVPGSETPGHGPKAGTLQEGPPSSPQGEWGSRDPPAPDNSTEDLDNGTLVQGNSMKELDRAALLDCARPEQALGPGRVGLEVAVGEL; encoded by the exons ATGAATGGGGAATTAGCAGTTGGAAAG ATGGCTTCCTCCACCAGTCTCACGTGCCCTACCGACAGCCTGGAACTCTTGGATCTCCTGTTTGACCGGCAGGACGGCATCCTGAGACACATAGAGCTGGGCGAGGACTGGGGCCACGTTGAGGACCAG GTCCTGCCAGGCCCGAACTCTGATGATTTCCTCAACTCCATCCTGGGTTCTGGCGAATCAGTGCCCAGCTCCCCGACCTGGTCTCCTGCGGCCAGTGACAGTGGCATCTCAGAAGATCTGCCCTCCGACCCCCAGGACACCCCTCCACACAGTGGGGTGGCTGCCACCCCAGTCAGCTGCCATAGCACAGAGTCTGGCAAGGGGCCCTGCCCCTCCTACCATActggccctgcctgccccaccAGGAACCTTGGGCCAGTGGCCCAAGGGCTTGAGGCTTCCGTTGCCATAGACCTGG AAATGTGGAGCCCAGGCCTCTACGCCGGGGAGCAGGCTGAGCTGGCCAACTCACCCCCACACTGCAACCTCACAGTGAAAGACCTCCTCCTCTCTGGCAGTGGCGGGGACTTG CAACATAACCTGGCAGTCCCCAACCTGTTGCGCCTTGGGACCGGGCACAGCCAGGAGCTGGTGCTGACAGAGGACGAGAAGAAGCTGTTGGCCAAAGAAGGCATCACCCTGCCCACCCAGCTTCCCCTCACCAAG TATGAGGAGCGAGTGCTGAAGAAAATCCGCCGGAAAATTCGGAACAAACAGTCAGCCCAAGAAAGCcggaaaaagaagaaggaatatATTGATGGCCTGGAAACTCG GATGTCAGCCTGCACTGCCCAGAACCAGGAACTTCAGAGGAAGGTCTTGCATCTTGAGAAGCAGAACCT GTCCCTCTTGGAGCAGCTGAAGAAACTCCAGGCCATCGTGGTCCAGTCCACCAGCAAGTCGGCTCAGACGGGCACCTGCATAGCG gtCCTGCTCTTCTCCTTCGCCCTCATCATCCTCCCCTCCATCAGCCCTTTCGCCTCCAACAAAGCCGAGAGCCCCGGAGACTTCGTGCCTGTACGAG TTTTCTCCAGAACTTTGCACAACGATGCTGCATCCCGTGTGGCTCCCAACACCGTGCCAGGCTCCGAAACCCCAGGACATGGGCCCAAGGCTGGCACACTTCAGGAAGGGCCTCCAAGCAGCCCTCAGGGGGAATGGGGATCCCGGGACCCGCCGGCTCCGGACAACTCGACGGAGGATCTGGACAACGGGACCCTGGTCCAGGGCAACTCCATGAAGGAGCTGGACCGGGCCGCCCTCCTAGACTGTGCCCGGCCTGAACAAGCACTTGGCCCAGGGCGCGTGGGGCTGGAGGTAGCAGTGGGGGAGCTGTGA
- the SIRT6 gene encoding NAD-dependent protein deacylase sirtuin-6 isoform X1 gives MSVNYAAGLSPYADKGKCGLPEVFDPPEELERKVWELAQLVWQSSNVVFHTGAGISTASGIPDFRGPHGVWTMEEQGLAPKFDTTFENARPTKTHMALVQLERVGLLRFLVSQNVDGLHVRSGFPRDKLAELHGNMFVEECVKCKMQYVRDTVVGSMGLKATGRLCTVAKSRGLRACRGELRDTILDWEDSLPDRDLTLADEASRNADLSITLGTSLQIRPSGNLPLATKRHGGRLVIVNLQPTKHDRHADLRIHGYVDEVMTRLMKHLGLEIPAWDGPRVLERALPPLPRPPTPKLEPKEEAPAQLHSPAPASPKQEPAAEPGAQHDGSGPASPKRERLDSPAPHRPPKRVKTEVVPS, from the exons ATGTCGGTGAATTATGCGGCGGGGCTGTCGCCGTACGCGGACAAGGGCAAGTGCGGTCTCCCCGAG GTCTTTGACCCCCCTGAGGAGTTGGAGCGGAAGGTATGGGAGCTGGCACAGCTGGTCTGGCAGTCCTCCAACGTGGTGTTCCACACGGGCGCGGGCATCAGCACAGCCTCAGGCATCCCCGACTTCAG GGGCCCCCATGGCGTCTGGACGATGGAGGAGCAGGGCCTGGCCCCCAAGTTCGACACCACCTTCGAGAACGCGCGGCCCACGAAGACTCACATGGCACTGGTGCAGCTGGAGCGCGTGGGCCTCCTGCGCTTCCTGGTCAGCCAGAACGTGGACGGGCTGCACGTGCGCTCTGGCTTCCCCAG GGACAAGCTGGCAGAGCTTCACGGAAACATGTTTGTAGAAGAATGTGTCAAGTGTAAGAT GCAGTACGTCCGGGACACCGTCGTGGGCAGCATGGGCCTGAAGGCCACTGGCCGGCTCTGCACCGTGGCCAAGTCAAGGGGGCTGCGGGCCTGCAG GGGGGAGCTGAGAGACACTATCCTGGACTGGGAAGACTCCCTGCCTGACCGGGACCTCACTCTGGCCGATGAGGCCAGCAG GAACGCGGACCTGTCCATCACGCTGGGCACCTCCCTGCAAATCCGGCCCAGCGGGAACCTGCCCCTCGCCACCAAACGCCACGGAGGCCGGCTGGTCATCGTCAACCTTCAGCCCACCAAGCAC GACCGTCACGCAGACCTGCGTATCCACGGCTATGTAGATGAAGTCATGACCCGTCTCATGAAGCATCTGGGCCTGGAGATCCCGGCCTGGGACGGCCCCCGCGTGCTGGAGAGGGCGCTGccacccctgccccgcccacccacccccaagcTGGAGCCCAAGGAGGAGGCCCCTGCCCAGCTCCACAGCCCAGCGCCCGCCAGCCCCAAGCAGGAGCCCGCAGCTGAGCCCGGCGCCCAGCATGACGGCTCCGGGCCCGCCAGCCCCAAAAGGGAGCGGCTGGACAGTCCTGCTCCCCACAGGCCCCCCAAAAGAGTGAAGACCGAGGTGGTTCCCAGCTGA
- the CREB3L3 gene encoding cyclic AMP-responsive element-binding protein 3-like protein 3 isoform X1: protein MGGGEEKGCVTLTNVPSLPQMASSTSLTCPTDSLELLDLLFDRQDGILRHIELGEDWGHVEDQVLPGPNSDDFLNSILGSGESVPSSPTWSPAASDSGISEDLPSDPQDTPPHSGVAATPVSCHSTESGKGPCPSYHTGPACPTRNLGPVAQGLEASVAIDLEMWSPGLYAGEQAELANSPPHCNLTVKDLLLSGSGGDLQHNLAVPNLLRLGTGHSQELVLTEDEKKLLAKEGITLPTQLPLTKYEERVLKKIRRKIRNKQSAQESRKKKKEYIDGLETRMSACTAQNQELQRKVLHLEKQNLSLLEQLKKLQAIVVQSTSKSAQTGTCIAVLLFSFALIILPSISPFASNKAESPGDFVPVRVFSRTLHNDAASRVAPNTVPGSETPGHGPKAGTLQEGPPSSPQGEWGSRDPPAPDNSTEDLDNGTLVQGNSMKELDRAALLDCARPEQALGPGRVGLEVAVGEL, encoded by the exons atgggtggtggggaggagaagggctGCGTGACCCTCACAAATGTCCCCTCCTTGCCCCAGATGGCTTCCTCCACCAGTCTCACGTGCCCTACCGACAGCCTGGAACTCTTGGATCTCCTGTTTGACCGGCAGGACGGCATCCTGAGACACATAGAGCTGGGCGAGGACTGGGGCCACGTTGAGGACCAG GTCCTGCCAGGCCCGAACTCTGATGATTTCCTCAACTCCATCCTGGGTTCTGGCGAATCAGTGCCCAGCTCCCCGACCTGGTCTCCTGCGGCCAGTGACAGTGGCATCTCAGAAGATCTGCCCTCCGACCCCCAGGACACCCCTCCACACAGTGGGGTGGCTGCCACCCCAGTCAGCTGCCATAGCACAGAGTCTGGCAAGGGGCCCTGCCCCTCCTACCATActggccctgcctgccccaccAGGAACCTTGGGCCAGTGGCCCAAGGGCTTGAGGCTTCCGTTGCCATAGACCTGG AAATGTGGAGCCCAGGCCTCTACGCCGGGGAGCAGGCTGAGCTGGCCAACTCACCCCCACACTGCAACCTCACAGTGAAAGACCTCCTCCTCTCTGGCAGTGGCGGGGACTTG CAACATAACCTGGCAGTCCCCAACCTGTTGCGCCTTGGGACCGGGCACAGCCAGGAGCTGGTGCTGACAGAGGACGAGAAGAAGCTGTTGGCCAAAGAAGGCATCACCCTGCCCACCCAGCTTCCCCTCACCAAG TATGAGGAGCGAGTGCTGAAGAAAATCCGCCGGAAAATTCGGAACAAACAGTCAGCCCAAGAAAGCcggaaaaagaagaaggaatatATTGATGGCCTGGAAACTCG GATGTCAGCCTGCACTGCCCAGAACCAGGAACTTCAGAGGAAGGTCTTGCATCTTGAGAAGCAGAACCT GTCCCTCTTGGAGCAGCTGAAGAAACTCCAGGCCATCGTGGTCCAGTCCACCAGCAAGTCGGCTCAGACGGGCACCTGCATAGCG gtCCTGCTCTTCTCCTTCGCCCTCATCATCCTCCCCTCCATCAGCCCTTTCGCCTCCAACAAAGCCGAGAGCCCCGGAGACTTCGTGCCTGTACGAG TTTTCTCCAGAACTTTGCACAACGATGCTGCATCCCGTGTGGCTCCCAACACCGTGCCAGGCTCCGAAACCCCAGGACATGGGCCCAAGGCTGGCACACTTCAGGAAGGGCCTCCAAGCAGCCCTCAGGGGGAATGGGGATCCCGGGACCCGCCGGCTCCGGACAACTCGACGGAGGATCTGGACAACGGGACCCTGGTCCAGGGCAACTCCATGAAGGAGCTGGACCGGGCCGCCCTCCTAGACTGTGCCCGGCCTGAACAAGCACTTGGCCCAGGGCGCGTGGGGCTGGAGGTAGCAGTGGGGGAGCTGTGA
- the SIRT6 gene encoding NAD-dependent protein deacylase sirtuin-6 isoform X2 — translation MEEQGLAPKFDTTFENARPTKTHMALVQLERVGLLRFLVSQNVDGLHVRSGFPRDKLAELHGNMFVEECVKCKMQYVRDTVVGSMGLKATGRLCTVAKSRGLRACRGELRDTILDWEDSLPDRDLTLADEASRNADLSITLGTSLQIRPSGNLPLATKRHGGRLVIVNLQPTKHDRHADLRIHGYVDEVMTRLMKHLGLEIPAWDGPRVLERALPPLPRPPTPKLEPKEEAPAQLHSPAPASPKQEPAAEPGAQHDGSGPASPKRERLDSPAPHRPPKRVKTEVVPS, via the exons ATGGAGGAGCAGGGCCTGGCCCCCAAGTTCGACACCACCTTCGAGAACGCGCGGCCCACGAAGACTCACATGGCACTGGTGCAGCTGGAGCGCGTGGGCCTCCTGCGCTTCCTGGTCAGCCAGAACGTGGACGGGCTGCACGTGCGCTCTGGCTTCCCCAG GGACAAGCTGGCAGAGCTTCACGGAAACATGTTTGTAGAAGAATGTGTCAAGTGTAAGAT GCAGTACGTCCGGGACACCGTCGTGGGCAGCATGGGCCTGAAGGCCACTGGCCGGCTCTGCACCGTGGCCAAGTCAAGGGGGCTGCGGGCCTGCAG GGGGGAGCTGAGAGACACTATCCTGGACTGGGAAGACTCCCTGCCTGACCGGGACCTCACTCTGGCCGATGAGGCCAGCAG GAACGCGGACCTGTCCATCACGCTGGGCACCTCCCTGCAAATCCGGCCCAGCGGGAACCTGCCCCTCGCCACCAAACGCCACGGAGGCCGGCTGGTCATCGTCAACCTTCAGCCCACCAAGCAC GACCGTCACGCAGACCTGCGTATCCACGGCTATGTAGATGAAGTCATGACCCGTCTCATGAAGCATCTGGGCCTGGAGATCCCGGCCTGGGACGGCCCCCGCGTGCTGGAGAGGGCGCTGccacccctgccccgcccacccacccccaagcTGGAGCCCAAGGAGGAGGCCCCTGCCCAGCTCCACAGCCCAGCGCCCGCCAGCCCCAAGCAGGAGCCCGCAGCTGAGCCCGGCGCCCAGCATGACGGCTCCGGGCCCGCCAGCCCCAAAAGGGAGCGGCTGGACAGTCCTGCTCCCCACAGGCCCCCCAAAAGAGTGAAGACCGAGGTGGTTCCCAGCTGA
- the SIRT6 gene encoding NAD-dependent protein deacylase sirtuin-6 isoform X3, translating into MAPHCHTGEFSALQAGNQSCPQPSPGSALQPQPLQPLQSPDHSQAVASPLAFAYLFCLSCPALSCLFKRQLSLLQEAFPQFHKEPFPLLLGQPSLRFLPLPQPHRAGEFVSTYVSPHKMEDSLRVGPGSPRAPASPSAGPGSVQQQGPHGVWTMEEQGLAPKFDTTFENARPTKTHMALVQLERVGLLRFLVSQNVDGLHVRSGFPRDKLAELHGNMFVEECVKCKMQYVRDTVVGSMGLKATGRLCTVAKSRGLRACRGELRDTILDWEDSLPDRDLTLADEASRNADLSITLGTSLQIRPSGNLPLATKRHGGRLVIVNLQPTKHDRHADLRIHGYVDEVMTRLMKHLGLEIPAWDGPRVLERALPPLPRPPTPKLEPKEEAPAQLHSPAPASPKQEPAAEPGAQHDGSGPASPKRERLDSPAPHRPPKRVKTEVVPS; encoded by the exons atggctccccattgccaCACAGGAGAGTTCTCAGCACTTCAGGCTGGAAATCAAAGCTGTCCCCAACCTAGCCCTGGATCAGCTCTCCAACCTCagcccctgcagcccctgcagtCCCCAGACCACTCACAGGCTGTTGCCAGCCCCCTGGCCTTTGCTTACCTCTTCTGTCTGAGCTGCCCGGCCCTTTCCTGTCTGTTCAAGAGACAGCtcagcctcctccaggaagccttcccacaGTTCCACAAAGAGCCCTTCCCGCTTCTGCTGGGCCAGCCCAGCCTCaggttcctccctctgccccagccccacaGAGCTGGAGAGTTTGTGTCCACCTATGTCTCTCCCCACAAGATGGAGGACTCCTTGAGGGTAGGGCCTGGGTCCCCTAGGGCCCCAGCATCACCCAGCGCAGGGCCAGGCTCGGTGCAGCAGCA GGGCCCCCATGGCGTCTGGACGATGGAGGAGCAGGGCCTGGCCCCCAAGTTCGACACCACCTTCGAGAACGCGCGGCCCACGAAGACTCACATGGCACTGGTGCAGCTGGAGCGCGTGGGCCTCCTGCGCTTCCTGGTCAGCCAGAACGTGGACGGGCTGCACGTGCGCTCTGGCTTCCCCAG GGACAAGCTGGCAGAGCTTCACGGAAACATGTTTGTAGAAGAATGTGTCAAGTGTAAGAT GCAGTACGTCCGGGACACCGTCGTGGGCAGCATGGGCCTGAAGGCCACTGGCCGGCTCTGCACCGTGGCCAAGTCAAGGGGGCTGCGGGCCTGCAG GGGGGAGCTGAGAGACACTATCCTGGACTGGGAAGACTCCCTGCCTGACCGGGACCTCACTCTGGCCGATGAGGCCAGCAG GAACGCGGACCTGTCCATCACGCTGGGCACCTCCCTGCAAATCCGGCCCAGCGGGAACCTGCCCCTCGCCACCAAACGCCACGGAGGCCGGCTGGTCATCGTCAACCTTCAGCCCACCAAGCAC GACCGTCACGCAGACCTGCGTATCCACGGCTATGTAGATGAAGTCATGACCCGTCTCATGAAGCATCTGGGCCTGGAGATCCCGGCCTGGGACGGCCCCCGCGTGCTGGAGAGGGCGCTGccacccctgccccgcccacccacccccaagcTGGAGCCCAAGGAGGAGGCCCCTGCCCAGCTCCACAGCCCAGCGCCCGCCAGCCCCAAGCAGGAGCCCGCAGCTGAGCCCGGCGCCCAGCATGACGGCTCCGGGCCCGCCAGCCCCAAAAGGGAGCGGCTGGACAGTCCTGCTCCCCACAGGCCCCCCAAAAGAGTGAAGACCGAGGTGGTTCCCAGCTGA